aaaccgaaaccgaccatcaaaccgaccagaccgtaaccgaattttcggttccacgtcatcaccgaatttggcggtcggtttcggtttcggtttttttgacacggcggtcggtttcggttcttgaaataaaaaaatagtttaaccaaaaaaccgtcaaaaccgccaaaaaccgcccaaaaccgccaaaaaccgcccaaaaccgccaaaaaccgccaaaaaccgccaaaaaccgcctaaaaccgccaaaccgaaaaccgccaaaaaccgtacggtcggttttatacggttataatttctaaacggtcggttacggttttcgtaaaataaaaaccgtaaccgtccggtcggttataaaattttaaaaaccgacCATAACCGACCGATTTTCACCCCTAATTCATGGTGGCTTCGGAGTGGAGTTGCTGGTGTATGTGAACAGAGGCGGAGCTGGGTTGCTGTTGGGTTGTGTCGGAGTCAGGCGGAGGTTTGACTGAGGTGCTTCGGAGGTGGGTCGACTGGAGGTAATGGGGTCGCTGGCGGTGAGTGACTTGCGTGATGGCTACGGGGCTCGATTTGGAGGTGGTCGAAGTGGGTTCTGGTATGAGTTCCTGGGTGGTTCGAAGGTTGTTGACTGCTGGAAGATTAAGGTGGCTGCTTAGGTCGTGAGTGAGGATGATGATGAATGAGTTGGATAGGGTTTGATTATTGAGTCAAAGGATTGAGTATTGGGCTTCTGCTAACTAATCCAAGAGGGGCCCAGTGgactaaaaaaagaaaaataagtccCATAACTAATTGATTAAATGACTGAGATTGAAAACTTTGTTTATTCACTCATCTGTCCTTGATCCACAAGAGGCAAAACTAAGTACAAGCCCAATGATTTGTCTGAACAGAAAATCATACCAAATGATTGCCTCCTTAACATTTCTCATGTGTTCCTTTTTATCAGACCAACAGTCATTTAAACCCTGATATAAGAACACTCTTGCTGCCAAATAAAATTGCTGAACCATTGCTATAGCAACTGGGCACAACTTTTctaccccaaacttaatttctTTGCCCAAATTGAAATTTCTTCACTTCCACAACCTTCTTCACTTGATTTCCTGCacattgaaagaaaataatttctcaatttcaccatgacaattatttactaattatataatatatatatttttttttcttttttttttttaacttttcttcttgcttttttttttcttttttttttcaaggggtgccttcattgatttttttttcttttcattcttttttccaaatttttcatttttttttcaattcaatcttttttttttctttttcttttggcaCCCCCAAATTACAAGTCTCAAACATCCTTCAAAGAGATAGAGGTCTTTTCTCGGTTGACCTCTCCACCCCCAAACTTCACTCCTTGGCCTTTCACTAAGAATTTTCTTCTTGAAAGTGCATCACGAAGTTCCACCACCCCATCGAGGTATACTCTCACCACCAAGAAAGATCCATCACACCTTGAATCTAGTCGTCCATGAGTAGCCTTCGTTAAAGAGTTGGAAAAAATTACTTGTTGCCCAACTTCAAACATTTGAGACCGAAATTTTCTACtaagcttctttttctttctctttttgggTGGTTTTTTTAGAGTCAATTGATGCTTTGTCTTTGCTTTCTTGTGCGTCGTGATCCTTAGCAATTTCTTTAAGGAGAATCTTCTTTCTCACCTTCTTACTAACTTTGAATTTAGACTCCTCAACCATGTTAGGATCCATATCTCCAATTGCTAAGCATTCTCCTATTGCATCCGGGCCACGTATGGGATGGAAAACCTTGAATGTGGCTTGCTCATCTTGAGCTCTCATGGTGAGCTCTCCTTTTTCAACATCTATCAAAGTCCTTCCCGTGGCAAGAAATGGCCTCCCTAAAATGATTGGAACTTCCCTATCTTCCTCATAGTCAAGAATAATGAAGTCCGCCGGAAAGATGAACTTATCTACTTGTACCAAAACATCTTCATTTTTTCCATCCGGATGAGCCATGGAACGATCCGCTAGTTGCAAAGTGACGGTGGTTggccttgcttctccaattcccaACTTCTTGAAAATAGACATGGGCATGAGATTAATACTAGCTCCCAAATCACAAAGAGCTCTTCCAACATCCCGTCCCCCAATAGAAATTGGAATTGTAAAGCTGCCCGTATCTTTCAATTTAGGTGGAATTTTATTCTTCAACATAGCGCTACAACCCTCGGTCAAAGCAACCGTTTCAAACTCGCCAAGCCtccttttctttgtcaaaatatcttttaagaacttGACATAATTTGGCATTTGCTCTAGCGCTTCTACCAAGGGAATATTGATATGGAGCTGTTTCAACACATCCAAAAACTTCCTAAATTGTCCATCTTGCTGCTGTTTCCgaaatctttgaggaaatgGAAGGGGTGGTTTAGGACTAGAACATACTGGTGCGGATTGCTGACTGTCAGGTTGCTGACCCTTTGCTGTATCAACTGGACTGGTATCAGCAAATTCCTGGGCAGTTTTGTTACTCAATTTTTCGTCGATTTGGATTAAAGTGGGCTCCCCACTACCCTTTATTTCCTCCTCAGAATTTTTCAGATTCTTGCCACTCCTTAGCTGAATGGCATTGCATTCCTCCTTCCCATCCCTCCTTGGATTTTCCGTGTCACTAGGCAAAGAACCTTGCGGCCTAGCTTTTAATTCATTGGCCAAATGTCCAAGTTGCAACTCTAAGTTTTGAAGAGAGGCAGCTTGACTTTGtatcaccgcatcatttttggcCATATAATCCCGCATTAGACTCTCCAAAGAGCTTGGTTGGGAATTTTGAGCATGTTGTGAATGTCGGGGTTGTTGTGAAAAACCCGGTGGATATGCTTGTCTTCCTTGGGCTGGTGCGGTGCTTGAACTTGCTCCTTGACCCCCCAAGACAAATTAGGATGATTCTTCCAAGCTTGATTGTAAGAGTTTGAGAATGCCCCGTTGTTTCTGTTAAAATTCTGATTTCCCATGTAACAAACGAACTCCGGATTAGATGGACACTTCTCAAACGCATGCCCTTCTCCACAAAACACACATGAGACATCATCACTTTGAATGGCAGCAGCTGGTTGAATATTTTTAGCGTTCCCAATActcaaattcttcaaaacattcgtcatggaagccatttgagctgtcaaagccgttattgcatctacctcaaggactcccgccacttttctacttgttggagctcttgtgttggaccattggtagttgttacttgcaatggtctccaaaatctcaaatgcttcattgtaagacttcgacaaaatagcaccattggccgatgcatctaacaccattcgagaagctgcattcaagccattataaaaagtctccatctgaatgcaatgtggaatgccatgatgtggacactttcgcaaaagttccttaaacctctcccatGCATCACTTGTAGACTCATCTTCAAGTTGCTGAAAAGACATGATCTCACTTctgaattttgcatttctagtAGGAGGAAAGTATTTCCTCAAAAACTTCTCAGCAAGGTCATTCCAATTGGTCACAGAATCAGGCGGCAAAGTGTTGAGCCATGATCTAGCTCGGTCCCGtagtgagaatgggaatagcttcaaccttaacacctcttcacttactccttggatcttgaaagaatcactcacctccaagaatgaacggagatggaggtgaggatcttcagttggcatcccgctgaattgccccacggtttggagcatttgaaacatcaCTGGCTTGAGCTCAAACTGCGGTGCTTGTATTTCAGGCCTCACAATGCCTGGATTGAGCTCATTAAACATGGGGGCTGAATACTCCCTTATAGCCCTTGCTCGATCATCTGCCAATATGATGGGATTAACAATTTGTTGAGCAATCCCCTCATCATCAAAATTCTCAGCCATGATGTCTCGGCCCTTAGCCTTTTGAACCCTTCTCCTTCTTCGGAATGTGCGTTCAATCTCGGGAtcaataggagcaagttcaaagTCCTCTTGTTGGTTCATACACTATAGATACCTGAGATTTCAAAGACAAACCAACAAGATTAAAAGCACAAAAATTCTTAGAATGTCAATtagttgataaaacaaaatttagaacttaaagtccccggcaacggcgccaaaaacttgttgtgaaaattttattgctttataattacgcaagtgtacacaatcacaaaccagtaatacaatgataagtaatcaaagttcgtctccacagggactttttactaaataatgttaaatcaactaaaagtaattccaagaatttcaaataaaaataaaataaagtcacaCATTAATTCATGAGAAAAATTTGTAGCCTTGATTCTAAACTTGATAAATAactttttaaactaaataatctaaaaataagaaactaaaagtgattaaagtggtggtaatttcagatttggaaaatagacttgggtgattaatttccacttgtatgtcccagttgatacaaAGAATGACCCAAAGAATGACTCAAAGAATCCCGCAGTTaacagatttcaaaaaaaaccagcaagctttttccaaaacttgcaataaaccattcacaatctcacaatgcattcctacatcagtttagatcacaaatagcctaataaagcatcaaatctttagttatgcatggtagcaaaatattcctatttcactactaattaatacctaaaagaaaaggtaaaaatcatgcatcaattagaggggttcaactaggtcttgcttttccaagtaagatctagcttggtaaatgttaaaaatggccaaaaattaacattcaatcaacatttcatcacaactaattgaactaagacaagattacttcatcattgcaaaatcaaaacactagtccatacaagggttcataaccacccaaatctcgaagagtttagttcatagctgaaaCTAAAAACAACAAACTAGAAAATAAATTGTTCATGGAGTTAAAAAGAAAACTAGAGAGAAGGAAATGATACAAAATGAAGAGGAGAGCAAGGGAAATGAGTTTGAAGCTCAAGTCCTCTCTTTGTaggttgccttcttctccttcttctcaatcttcttcttctttctttgtacTCTTTTTTTCTCTGTACTTAGATATTTTCTGCTGTAATTTTCGTACCCTCCATTCAAAGTGCAGCCACCATCATATTCTATGTCCTTCCTCTTTTTATTTTTGCCccccaattagggtaccaaagtttaccctaattggaaatcccaatcatcacccacttgtccttcattttccacatgtttgttgagtcaatAGCCAAATTCTGCCACCTCAGttcgtttttcttttcattaaagccagctggactatctgccaaaataaacttactgggctgacaaattgctacgcgatgattgctatagcaatgccagtcagcaataatcatttttctgctcctttttctccttgt
This region of Cannabis sativa cultivar Pink pepper isolate KNU-18-1 chromosome 7, ASM2916894v1, whole genome shotgun sequence genomic DNA includes:
- the LOC133039741 gene encoding uncharacterized protein LOC133039741 produces the protein MAKNDAVIQSQAASLQNLELQLGHLANELKARPQGSLPSDTENPRRDGKEECNAIQLRSGKNLKNSEEEIKGSGEPTLIQIDEKLSNKTAQEFADTSPVDTAKGQQPDSQQSAPVCSSPKPPLPFPQRFRKQQQDGQFRKFLDVLKQLHINIPLVEALEQMPNYVKFLKDILTKKRRLGEFETVALTEGCSAMLKNKIPPKLKDTGSFTIPISIGGRDVGRALCDLGASINLMPMSIFKKLGIGEARPTTVTLQLADRSMAHPDGKNEDVLVQVDKFIFPADFIILDYEEDREVPIILGRPFLATGRTLIDVEKGELTMRAQDEQATFKVFHPIRGPDAIGECLAIGDMDPNMVEESKFKVSKKVRKKILLKEIAKDHDAQESKDKASIDSKKTTQKEKEKEA